From Bacillus basilensis, a single genomic window includes:
- a CDS encoding flagellin yields the protein MRIGTNVLSMNARQSLYENERRMNVAMERLATGKKLNAASDNPANIAIVTRMHARANGLGVAANNTQDGMSLIRTADSALNSVSNILLRMRDIANQSANGTNTSDNQKALDKEFSALKEQIDYISKNTEFNDKKLLNGDNTSIAIQTLDNADTSKQINIDLANTSTNSLKIDTLSIEGKSNQTIAITAADIAKDTNIAALTAAQGKLAALTGTPTPAALTTAVDEFKAAFEKVDKNLMSDTQIKDIKNAIKAYDGAATKTLTLAQAVGTAYTAPTAGTITKELPNASSSIKSIDAALETIASNRATLGATLNRLDFNVNNLKSQESSMASAASQIEDADMAQEMSDFLKFKLLTEVALSMISQTNQIPQRVSKLLQS from the coding sequence ATGCGTATTGGTACGAATGTTTTAAGTATGAATGCTAGACAGTCGTTGTATGAGAATGAGAGACGAATGAATGTTGCGATGGAACGATTAGCGACTGGTAAGAAGTTAAATGCTGCTTCTGATAATCCTGCTAATATCGCAATTGTGACTCGTATGCATGCGAGAGCAAATGGATTAGGAGTAGCTGCTAACAACACACAAGACGGTATGTCATTAATCCGTACAGCTGATTCGGCTTTAAACTCTGTTTCTAACATCTTACTTCGTATGCGTGACATCGCTAACCAATCTGCAAACGGTACAAACACTAGCGATAACCAAAAAGCATTAGATAAAGAATTTTCTGCATTAAAAGAACAAATCGATTATATTTCTAAAAATACAGAGTTTAACGATAAGAAATTATTAAATGGCGATAATACATCTATTGCTATTCAAACTCTAGATAACGCTGATACAAGCAAACAAATTAATATTGATTTAGCCAATACTTCTACAAACTCATTAAAAATTGATACATTATCAATTGAAGGTAAGAGCAATCAAACAATCGCAATTACAGCAGCAGACATTGCGAAAGATACAAACATTGCTGCTTTAACTGCTGCTCAAGGTAAATTAGCTGCGTTAACTGGTACACCAACTCCAGCAGCCCTTACAACAGCAGTTGACGAGTTTAAAGCAGCATTCGAAAAGGTTGATAAAAACTTAATGAGTGACACTCAAATTAAAGATATTAAAAATGCAATAAAAGCGTACGATGGCGCTGCTACTAAAACCCTGACACTTGCTCAAGCAGTCGGAACTGCTTATACTGCACCTACAGCAGGTACTATTACAAAAGAATTGCCAAACGCTTCTAGTTCAATCAAATCTATCGATGCTGCACTAGAAACAATCGCATCTAACCGTGCAACTCTAGGTGCTACATTAAACCGCTTAGACTTTAACGTAAACAACCTGAAGAGTCAAGAATCTAGCATGGCTTCAGCTGCTTCTCAAATCGAAGACGCTGACATGGCACAGGAGATGAGTGATTTTTTAAAGTTTAAATTGTTAACTGAAGTTGCACTTAGTATGATTTCACAGACTAATCAAATCCCGCAAAGAGTTTCTAAGTTACTACAATCGTAA